The Crocosphaera subtropica ATCC 51142 genome includes a window with the following:
- a CDS encoding gluconeogenesis factor YvcK family protein, protein MPISPLQKAIRKLSPKKRRWSMVGQRTPKRVNRWFKWLSPGLFVKRWLLISATGLLLSVLGLAIWVKLTPVDRLLELVTQLLETITNYVPSYISGPIALLLGLFLLLWGQSRTVGSITDAFPDSDQELVDRLLTHRRLHRGPKIVAIGGGTGLSTLLRGLKQYSANITAIVTVADDGGSSGRLREEIGVLPPGDIRNCMAALADEEKLLTELFQYRFQAGEGLNGHSFGNLFLTAMTAITGRDFEKAIAASSKVLAIRGKVLPATVSDVRLWARLDDGRFVEGESHITEAGGKIAEIGCFPESPPALPAALQAIGEADYIIMGPGSLYTSVIPNLLVPEIREALAKVKVPRIYVCNIMTQPGETDGYTVADHIKAIDRVCDQRIFDAVLVQRISPSTTALKHYAKEQSHPVFLDREDVTTLGCRIVLANIMDEDPMTAKVTHHPQRLARVLLRWYSKN, encoded by the coding sequence ATGCCCATCAGTCCTTTACAAAAAGCAATACGCAAACTTTCCCCCAAAAAACGAAGGTGGTCAATGGTAGGCCAGCGAACTCCGAAACGAGTTAATCGTTGGTTTAAATGGCTATCCCCTGGATTATTTGTTAAACGTTGGTTACTCATTAGTGCCACTGGTTTATTGTTATCAGTCTTAGGTTTAGCTATTTGGGTGAAACTTACCCCAGTGGATCGTCTGTTGGAGTTAGTCACTCAACTCCTTGAAACCATTACTAACTACGTCCCTAGCTATATTTCTGGTCCTATCGCCTTATTATTGGGACTCTTTTTATTATTATGGGGACAAAGCCGAACCGTCGGTTCAATTACCGATGCCTTTCCCGATAGCGATCAAGAATTGGTTGATCGCCTCCTAACCCATCGTCGCTTACATCGAGGTCCAAAAATTGTGGCTATTGGGGGAGGAACGGGACTATCGACCCTATTACGAGGATTAAAACAGTATAGTGCCAATATAACCGCCATTGTTACCGTCGCTGATGATGGGGGATCTTCAGGACGACTCAGAGAAGAAATCGGTGTTTTACCTCCTGGGGATATTCGTAACTGTATGGCCGCTTTAGCGGATGAAGAAAAGTTATTAACGGAGTTATTTCAATATCGCTTTCAAGCAGGAGAAGGTTTAAACGGCCATAGTTTTGGTAACTTATTTTTAACGGCCATGACAGCCATTACCGGACGGGATTTTGAAAAGGCGATCGCAGCTAGTTCTAAAGTATTAGCCATTCGAGGTAAAGTTTTACCAGCAACAGTCAGTGATGTGCGTTTATGGGCTAGATTGGATGATGGTCGCTTTGTAGAAGGGGAATCCCATATTACCGAAGCCGGGGGAAAAATTGCTGAAATTGGCTGTTTTCCTGAAAGTCCCCCCGCTTTACCCGCAGCGTTGCAAGCAATTGGCGAAGCTGACTACATTATTATGGGTCCAGGCAGTCTTTACACCAGCGTTATCCCTAACCTTCTTGTTCCAGAAATTAGGGAAGCTTTAGCTAAGGTAAAAGTTCCTCGTATTTATGTTTGCAATATTATGACCCAACCAGGGGAAACAGACGGTTATACCGTTGCTGATCATATTAAAGCCATTGATCGTGTTTGCGATCAACGCATCTTTGATGCTGTTTTAGTACAGAGGATTTCTCCTTCTACCACTGCATTAAAACATTATGCTAAAGAACAATCTCATCCGGTATTTTTAGACCGAGAAGATGTCACCACCTTGGGATGTCGTATTGTTTTAGCGAATATTATGGATGAAGATCCCATGACGGCGAAAGTGACTCACCATCCCCAACGGTTAGCGAGAGTCTTGTTACGTTGGTACAGCAAGAATTAA
- a CDS encoding ATP-binding protein, whose product MIRNLSIKNYRCFEDFYVDSLAQVNLIVGDNNSGKTSLLEAIYLLLDKSYYYKFHNKTTTLINLLKLRKEFLSLILEDEKKSNIIKVYLIPHLFYQYKINKTIEIFCDNDFFSKVEITNLKPEKSKFKNTHLLITDDECFKVNYEFRKSNTENKNIRGQAFYEINQQGTYIQETPENANQTRLNGIERLIMYTPDSIFMPLNYDYLDDVEKNWDLIQLTPKEDKVIEALQIINPDIERIGFTVSQYTKQIRLKIRGEDQPIPLSSMGQGMNRILGLITTAVILENGVLLIDEIETGLHYESQTDMWRLLIKTAQELNVQIFATTHSWDCICALQEALEDVEDNSVGKLFRLDNKYGKLRAVEYKGDEISIAVNQGIEVR is encoded by the coding sequence ATGATACGAAATTTAAGCATTAAAAATTATCGTTGTTTTGAAGATTTTTATGTTGATAGTTTAGCACAAGTTAATTTAATTGTTGGTGATAATAATAGTGGTAAAACTAGTTTATTAGAAGCTATTTATCTTTTATTGGACAAATCCTATTATTACAAATTTCATAATAAAACAACTACTTTAATTAATCTATTAAAATTAAGAAAAGAATTTTTATCTTTAATATTAGAAGATGAAAAAAAATCAAACATTATTAAAGTATATCTTATTCCACATCTTTTTTATCAATATAAAATAAATAAGACCATAGAGATTTTCTGTGATAATGATTTTTTCAGCAAAGTTGAAATAACAAATCTTAAACCAGAAAAATCAAAGTTTAAAAATACTCATTTATTAATAACAGACGATGAATGCTTTAAAGTCAATTATGAATTTAGAAAATCAAACACCGAAAATAAAAATATTCGCGGACAAGCATTTTATGAAATTAATCAACAAGGAACTTACATACAAGAAACTCCTGAAAATGCAAATCAGACTCGTTTAAATGGGATTGAAAGACTTATTATGTATACTCCTGATAGTATTTTTATGCCATTAAATTATGATTATCTTGATGATGTCGAAAAAAACTGGGACTTAATTCAACTAACTCCAAAAGAAGATAAAGTGATAGAAGCTTTACAAATTATTAACCCTGATATTGAAAGAATTGGCTTTACAGTTAGTCAATATACTAAACAGATAAGACTGAAAATAAGAGGGGAAGATCAACCCATTCCTTTAAGTAGTATGGGACAAGGAATGAATAGAATTTTAGGACTAATCACAACAGCAGTTATTCTTGAAAATGGAGTATTATTAATCGATGAAATAGAAACAGGATTACACTACGAATCACAAACAGATATGTGGCGTTTACTCATAAAAACAGCACAAGAATTAAACGTACAAATCTTTGCAACTACCCATAGTTGGGACTGTATTTGTGCGCTTCAAGAAGCATTAGAAGACGTAGAAGATAACTCAGTTGGTAAATTATTTAGACTAGATAATAAATACGGGAAACTTAGGGCAGTAGAATATAAAGGGGATGAGATTTCTATTGCTGTTAATCAAGGAATTGAGGTACGTTAA
- a CDS encoding universal stress protein, whose amino-acid sequence MFKTILFPVDQSRETREAAETVINLVKTYDSRLILLSVVEKTPDGQGISQGGIMTSTEAVAQLLQGAQALFADQGIEAEIIEKEGKPPFIICDVADEKNADLIIMGSRGLGLTSEGASESVTHLVINLAPCPILIIP is encoded by the coding sequence ATGTTTAAAACAATTTTGTTCCCAGTGGATCAGAGTCGAGAAACCCGTGAAGCGGCCGAAACGGTGATTAATTTAGTTAAGACCTATGATAGTCGTCTTATCTTGTTATCGGTGGTGGAAAAAACCCCCGATGGCCAAGGGATTTCCCAAGGGGGAATCATGACTTCTACTGAAGCCGTCGCCCAATTATTACAAGGGGCCCAAGCTTTGTTTGCTGATCAAGGGATTGAAGCCGAAATTATTGAAAAGGAAGGAAAACCCCCGTTTATTATTTGCGATGTGGCTGATGAGAAGAATGCCGATTTAATTATCATGGGATCACGGGGACTCGGGTTAACCTCTGAGGGGGCTTCAGAAAGTGTTACCCATTTAGTTATTAATCTTGCCCCTTGTCCTATTTTGATTATTCCTTAA
- a CDS encoding DUF3226 domain-containing protein, translated as MAKRKTSRQPHPQQLLVEGMNDLHVISALCHKYQVPQTFSIELPNENKTQGVEALLLGLPIRLKEPYLKTLGIVVDADQDLQARWQAISNKLKSIGYDNIPKNLCSEGWIYEQTELPKIGVWIMPNNQLTGKLEDFVSYLIPDDDQLQLKANEILNDLETLKINGYNKKDKIKAFIHTWLAWQKKPGIQMGQAITANILKNNPLIAEIFINWLNQLYQ; from the coding sequence ATGGCAAAAAGAAAAACATCACGTCAACCTCACCCACAGCAACTTTTAGTAGAAGGAATGAATGATCTTCATGTTATTAGTGCGTTATGTCATAAATACCAAGTTCCCCAAACATTTTCGATAGAATTACCTAACGAAAACAAAACGCAAGGAGTAGAAGCATTATTATTAGGTTTACCTATTAGATTAAAAGAACCTTATTTAAAAACATTAGGAATAGTGGTGGATGCGGATCAAGATTTACAAGCAAGATGGCAAGCTATTAGTAATAAATTAAAGTCAATTGGTTATGATAATATTCCTAAAAATCTTTGTTCTGAAGGTTGGATTTATGAACAAACAGAATTACCTAAAATTGGCGTTTGGATTATGCCAAATAATCAATTAACTGGAAAATTAGAAGACTTTGTATCTTATTTAATTCCTGATGATGATCAATTACAATTAAAAGCCAACGAAATTTTAAATGATCTTGAAACATTGAAAATTAATGGTTATAATAAAAAAGATAAAATAAAAGCTTTTATTCATACGTGGTTAGCTTGGCAGAAAAAACCAGGAATACAAATGGGACAGGCAATAACAGCGAATATATTAAAAAATAATCCATTGATCGCAGAAATTTTTATTAATTGGTTAAATCAACTCTATCAATAA
- a CDS encoding phosphoglycerate kinase has translation MSKKTVANLSEGDLAGKRVLVRVDFNVPLDNGTITDDTRIRAALPTIKELITNGAKVILCSHMGRPKGQVVESMSLSPVATRLSELLGQDVIMCDDCVGDSVTAAIANLENGQVALLENLRFHAEEEANDPEFAKQLAANADLYVNDAFGTAHRAHASTEGVTHHLSPSVAGYLIEKELQYLQAAIENPQRPLAAIIGGSKVSSKIGVIETLLDKCDKLLIGGGMIFTFYKARGLNVGKSLVEEDKLELAKSLEAKAKEKGVELLLPTDVVLADNFAKDANSKISSVESIEDGWMGLDIGPDSVEVFKKALADCKAVIWNGPMGVFEFEKFAKGTEAIANTLAELTGTGTTTIIGGGDSVAAVEKVGVADKMSHISTGGGASLELLEGKTLPGIAALDEA, from the coding sequence GTGTCTAAGAAAACTGTTGCTAATTTATCAGAAGGGGATCTCGCAGGAAAGCGCGTATTAGTACGGGTTGATTTTAACGTTCCTTTGGACAATGGAACCATCACCGACGATACTCGTATTCGGGCAGCCCTCCCTACCATCAAAGAATTAATCACCAACGGGGCAAAAGTTATCCTCTGTAGCCACATGGGTCGTCCCAAGGGACAAGTTGTCGAAAGTATGAGTTTAAGCCCTGTAGCGACCCGTTTATCGGAGTTATTAGGACAAGATGTCATTATGTGTGATGACTGTGTGGGTGACTCTGTAACCGCAGCCATCGCTAACCTAGAGAATGGTCAGGTTGCTTTATTGGAAAATCTTCGTTTCCATGCAGAAGAAGAAGCTAATGATCCTGAGTTTGCTAAGCAGTTGGCAGCCAACGCAGACTTATACGTTAATGATGCCTTTGGAACTGCCCACCGCGCCCATGCTTCTACTGAAGGTGTTACCCATCATTTAAGTCCGAGTGTTGCTGGTTATTTAATTGAAAAAGAACTTCAATATCTACAAGCTGCTATTGAAAATCCCCAACGTCCTTTAGCTGCTATCATTGGCGGTTCTAAGGTGTCTAGTAAAATTGGTGTTATCGAAACTTTATTAGATAAATGTGATAAATTGCTCATCGGTGGGGGCATGATTTTCACCTTTTATAAAGCCCGTGGACTCAATGTGGGTAAGTCTTTAGTTGAAGAAGATAAGTTAGAATTAGCGAAATCCTTAGAAGCAAAAGCTAAAGAAAAAGGCGTAGAATTATTACTACCTACTGATGTAGTTCTAGCGGATAACTTTGCTAAGGATGCTAACTCGAAAATTAGTAGCGTTGAAAGCATCGAAGACGGTTGGATGGGGTTAGATATTGGTCCTGACTCTGTTGAAGTGTTTAAGAAGGCTTTAGCTGACTGTAAAGCAGTGATTTGGAATGGTCCTATGGGGGTATTTGAATTTGAAAAATTCGCCAAAGGAACTGAAGCGATCGCTAATACGTTAGCAGAATTAACCGGTACCGGAACCACAACTATTATCGGCGGTGGTGACTCTGTTGCTGCGGTTGAAAAGGTAGGGGTTGCTGATAAAATGAGCCACATTTCTACCGGTGGTGGTGCTAGTTTAGAACTGTTAGAAGGTAAGACTTTGCCTGGTATTGCTGCTTTAGACGAAGCATAA